The following are encoded together in the Bacillus cereus group sp. RP43 genome:
- a CDS encoding nitrate reductase: protein MLQQLFTSPILSVQALHPGYEDHASDVFLVQTEDKEVIVRSSKMNEEPNNDFWWGCKNLFGIDPRNVHHLETIHTLLQNHTNIPIPTILEKHILNGREFVVVEKLVGKTVQSFIGQPDSILFNLGQGLAKIHMFKANFIGNPSSTFQVPLDEFQPHILKVSNELVNMFYSDNESIQNAFHNFELQLSSLSVPMESTLVLLDMDPTQFLSDGTSITGLVDTEAYAVAPREFDFIGLEYVLTEKEACAFKTGYETIMPIPSLKECRQPYRYLYRLLSVQGNVELEKWLRHPSYF, encoded by the coding sequence ATGTTACAACAACTATTCACCTCACCTATTCTATCCGTTCAAGCCTTACACCCAGGCTATGAAGATCATGCAAGCGACGTTTTTCTCGTCCAAACAGAAGATAAAGAAGTTATCGTTCGTTCTTCTAAAATGAATGAAGAGCCAAATAATGATTTTTGGTGGGGATGCAAAAATCTATTTGGCATCGACCCAAGGAACGTGCATCATTTGGAAACGATACATACATTGCTGCAAAATCATACAAATATTCCCATCCCAACTATTTTAGAAAAACATATTTTAAATGGTCGAGAGTTCGTTGTTGTCGAAAAGTTAGTAGGCAAAACAGTTCAATCCTTTATCGGGCAACCAGATTCTATATTGTTCAATCTCGGACAAGGACTAGCAAAAATTCATATGTTTAAAGCAAATTTCATAGGAAATCCGTCAAGTACGTTCCAAGTTCCACTAGATGAATTCCAGCCACACATTTTAAAAGTGAGTAACGAGCTTGTGAATATGTTTTATTCCGATAACGAGAGCATACAAAATGCATTTCATAATTTTGAATTACAACTCTCTTCCTTATCTGTACCAATGGAATCTACACTCGTCTTACTTGATATGGACCCTACTCAATTTTTATCAGATGGTACATCTATAACTGGTTTAGTAGATACAGAAGCTTACGCAGTTGCTCCACGAGAATTCGATTTTATCGGATTAGAATATGTACTTACAGAAAAAGAGGCGTGTGCTTTTAAAACAGGTTATGAGACCATTATGCCCATTCCTAGTCTTAAAGAATGTAGACAACCCTATCGATATTTATATCGCTTATTATCTGTTCAGGGTAATGTGGAGTTAGAAAAGTGGTTACGTCATCCATCATATTTTTAA